A window of Meleagris gallopavo isolate NT-WF06-2002-E0010 breed Aviagen turkey brand Nicholas breeding stock chromosome 11, Turkey_5.1, whole genome shotgun sequence genomic DNA:
AGCACAGGGAAGATTTCAGCTCAAGCATTGCAGCAggctggagctgggctgggatGCACCCAGGGAATGAATAGCTGCCTCTTTACCCAAATTTAGTTCTCTCTTTGGTGCCACGTGGCACTGTTGCTCTCAGGGCACACTGGGTGGAAAGttgcacagagctgcttgctTTATCCAAGTCACGCCAAGAAGCAGAGGTTAATGTGCACCACTGCTCTTCAGTTGCGTTGTTCAGGAAGCTGAGCCAGGCTAGACTTGTTCTCATCCTCATATTAATCAGACACTTCCTAAGTTTCGCCTTGAAAGAACTTTTGACTACAttcacaggaaaacagaacagggcTTCCAGGTTCTGTTACTAAGAGcccagttttattttaatacatttcccatgttaaaaaacaaacaaacaaaacaaccatcAATATTATTTCATTGTATTAACTACAAAATATGACCAGAAGGCTTGGCTTTGTTatttcaaacactgaaacaattgttgttttaaaaaaagcttctggTCCAGTTATGTACATGGTGAGAGCAGATAAAAATAGCAAGCTGCTTACTGACAGCTCTTGCTCCCATCTCTTCTTACAGTTCAGAAAGCTGCACGTGGTGAAGGCACAGTTAGATTTCATTTCCTATATGcaacctacaaaaaaaaaatatacagttcCAAACATGCAAGCTAAATACTCTCCATGAAGAGTAATAAACCATACTTCCACTCAATATCTTCCTCCTAGGATGAGCTGCACACCAGCTTTGTGCTCGGAGACAGTGAGACTCTGTAGGCATGGAGATGTTAGGCAGCTCAACCTCCAGGTGTGGGATGTCCTGTGCTGTCCTGCTGGCTGGGAGAAGACTTGTGCTGGAACAAGGGTCTGTCGTGCTGGTCAGTGCAATGGGCCCAGGTCCAGGCACAAAGACTGCCCTGAGGTGGCCAGGGGCTTTTCTTTataatcatagaaccatagaatcattacagttggaaaagagctctgtcATCCTTTATCTAGTCCTGCATGGGCCtctacagcagcactgctgcgtTACTTCTagtaaggaggaaaaaaaaaaggttaaaaacagaagtaaaaatgctCCTTCACACAGGTTAGGAAAGGTTATTCATAGAAAGCCCACAGGATGCATTCTGTAGAAACAGTTTATGTGCCAAAAGCCCTCAGCAGATCCCTGAGGCGCGAGGATAATTTGCTCGTGAGCACTGCCAGACATTGCTGGCGATGCCATGACAGCAGCTGTAGCAAACAGACTGGGGCTGTCCTCTGAGAGAGGCACTGCTGGGAGTAAGGGCACGAACCAGCCTGTATcgccagcagctcctgcctggcATCTCCTGCCCGGTGGCCTCTCAGTACTGCCTCTCTCGGCTCCGGCTCCGCAACAGCCCCAGTAGGGAGAAGGCCCCTGCAGCCGCCGTCACAAACCCAATGGCACTGATGGCTCGGTTGGCCTGCAGAGGGGGAGCAGAACACAGGCACATGAATGAAGAGCAGGTAGAGCTAATCAGGGCAATGAAATGAATAAGTGATCCCACGGCTTCACCCTTGGGCTGAACAAAAGCAGTACCCCAGGCCCCAGTGAGCGCCTGGTTCAGGGTCTCTGTGAGCCTGTGATGATTGGGATTCCAGCCCAGGGGCTGTACTGTCCCCATgcactgctggggctgtgccatAGTGCAGGGATACACTAAGCATCTCCATGCCAGCCCCACAAGGATGAGCCCTGGGCAGCACGTGTTGCCTACCTGCTCAGAGACCCCCTCGCCATAGCGGAGCAGCGTGACGAAGTGCTCGCAGTTGTTGCCCAGCAAGTCGTAGGACACCTCCTGGTTGATGAGGTACTCCGCACGTCGGATGATCTCCTCCACAGGGAGGGGAGCGTAGGTGCCATCGTACTTGTTGTTGATGCGGTAGGTGTCGTTTCCCACCACCTCCTTCAGAAGCTGCATCCTCACCATGGCCTTTCGGCTGAACACCGACTTGGCGCTGCCAAATGTGGCTGGTGGTCCCTCCTCTGGGGAAGACACAGGGTGAGCCAGGCAGGTCCCACAGAGCCTGGCCAAGACCCCAGGGAGTTGCTGTCTGGCCCCTAGATGTGCCACCTGTGGGGCTTGCAGCCCccatcctttcctctctcccatCCTGGAGCTGCCATTTGGGGCTGACCACCTGCCCTCGATACAAAGCAGTGCTCCTGACCATCCCAAAGcacccaccccaccccaccagCCTTACCCACGGGTGTTACGTTGATGATGTACCCATCTCCCAGGTAGAGGGCCCAGTGCTGGTACGCTGGCCGGAAGATCTCAATCAGGTCCCCGGGCTGAGGATCTCCAGGGTGGGCGGCACTGAAGCTCTCGTTTGCTGCCATCTTGTGAAATCCAGCTCAGGACATTCTTCTCTGGCTGGGCAGCCCAGGGCAAGGCACGGGGGGAGCTCTAGGGTACACAGAGGTTGTTTGCTGGGGGCTGGCATGTCAGGAGGTCATTAGTGCCTGACACTTGCAGCACAGACAAGTGACAGCTGGCCGCTGCTGCGCTGGATGCTGTTTGCATGGCCTGGCTGTGATCAGTGTGCTGGCAGAGGGCAAGGAATGAAATCCACCCTTGTCCTGTTGAGCAATGGAAGCAAAGGGTAACGCCATCGTGGGCCAGCAACAGCTCCCAGCACTCAcccccatcccactgctctctgctggggTGAGGGGGCCGAGCTGCCCCCCGATAAGCCCTGCTCCCATTGAGGCCCTTCCCAAAACAGCCCCCTCGGGACGACTCCGTCGGGCGGTGGCAGACGCTCTCGCACACCGGCGGGGCCGCAGTGCCCCAGGCTGCGGGGCCGCANNNNNNNNNNNNNNNNNNNNNNNNNNNNNNNNNNNNNNNNNNNNNNNNNNNNNNNNNNNNNNNNNNNNNNNNNNNNNNNNNNNNNNNNNNNNNNNNNNNNAGTGCAAAACAGAGAGACTAGGAGCACATTCTGTAGTTATGTTTCTTCAAGCTTAGGCCAGATCTCACCTGCAAAGTTCTCATCTTTATCTAAAGCCTCCTTATGCATGGATACTGCAATCTTATTAACACCTGTGtatacatttgaaaatttggAATTCAAGAAAGGGTTAATGTTTCCTCCACAAACAATTCCTCACTGCAAATAACAATTGCAATTCTTTCTAGGTGATAACATTCAGACAGCTGTAACTGTTGCAAAGAACGCTGGAATGATTTCTCCAACAAACACAGTCATTCTTGtggaagcaaacaaaatacCTGGATCTTTTCCAGCATCTGTAACATGGAAACCactagaagaaaacaaaactgaagattACGGAAACCTGGTgagagtaaaataaataatgcagcaggaaaacaaacaatgatGAAATGCTTGTAATAATGCAAAGTACTGTCCTATAGCTTCCTTCCTAACATATTATCTTGTGAATAATATTTTGGCTAACTACTTGGATTAGGTTTGAGAATTGCTTCACAGTGTAACCCATGAAAGACTTGCCTATAGCCCTCATGCATAGCTGATGCCATTTTCAAGCATGCTTTCCTGCACAGTATGTTTGATAGCAAACCATATGCAGACTTAAAGTCTGTGTAACTGCACTGAATGAACAAACCCTGTTTGAACAGGCAGAGAGTTAGTACTTCCCCATACATGCAAAACTAAAACATGGACTAATCCAGGTCTCCAAGGGTCTTCACAAGTGCCTTTTCTTTGTCTGTAAAAGTTTTTGACGGTTTGGAAACAGCactcattctgtttttttttttttctttttctttttcttttttttttttcccctcttctttccAGGACAATGACAGTCAGACTGGAAGAATTAGGTTGCCAGTGGAATCAGGCCAGTTCCATTTTGCCATGAGTGGAAAATCTTACCAAATTGTAGCACAGCATTTCAGCCACTTGCTTCCAAAGGTAAGATGTGGATTATTTAGTTGGAGTAGGCTTTCCAGTCAGTAGATTCAGATTGTCCTGATATAATTAGCTAAAGAGATCTGCACCAGGAATTCTTTGGGAAAAACTCTAACACTGAAATACTCATGGGCTGGGCAAGTCTCTGATGCAATTGTGTGGTGGAAGGGTCTAAaaaactctgattttttttttccagcatgagagagcagagcagtatCATAGCATGTGAGAACATGACTTAAAGCATTTGTGACCATAAGACCAGTCCTTGCACAGCCCTACTTCTTTCATGCTTTGAAGAACAGGTGAAAATGTGGTATTACACAGCATGAGATTAGGAATGATTTATCTGTTTTATGAAAAAGATAATCATATTAATTCTCTTCTAGTAAATCCCTCCTTAGTAATACACTGTAATGCTATAAGGTATGGAAAGTAAAGCAATAATAGAGGGGTGGCAAAGTCTTTAGCAGTAGCAAATAAGAAGGAGTCCAAATGCAGCAGATGTGGATGCAGAAACAAAGNNNNNNNNNNNNNNNNNNNN
This region includes:
- the PLAAT1 gene encoding phospholipase A and acyltransferase 1, producing MAANESFSAAHPGDPQPGDLIEIFRPAYQHWALYLGDGYIINVTPVEEGPPATFGSAKSVFSRKAMVRMQLLKEVVGNDTYRINNKYDGTYAPLPVEEIIRRAEYLINQEVSYDLLGNNCEHFVTLLRYGEGVSEQANRAISAIGFVTAAAGAFSLLGLLRSRSRERQY